GCAAGCAAAATAAAAGAACCATTAATAAGACGCAATCAAGGACAAAGTCATTTACAAGGAACCCACCCAAGTATAACTTTGGTAAATAATGGTTTAGTAGAATGGGGCAAGAAATCAGATTGTTGGAGTAAATCGCCAGCTAACAGCTCGAAAAAAGTACAGCATGGATATGGCAAAATCCATTATATAGGAAAAAACAAATAATATGATTCAAAGAAGTTCACATGTTTTCATCACAAACCTCGAGTTGTTCATGGAGCCGCTTCTGAACTTCCATTTGCATCTTCAATGCTTCATTGATTTGTGAACCCCTGAAAGATAAATGAAGAATATCTCTGTAACTATGTGATGTATTTTAGCATGATATCAACCAGCTTAAAAAGCCTATGTTAGCAGAGGATACAATCATGTGCACAGACAATTGAGTAAAGATCACTTACGGTGCAGAATCTGCATTAGAGAATGAATCACTAGAATCCTTCTTTTCGTCCTTGGAACCTACACAAGCTGCCAATTTTAAAAACCAAAGCTTTCTCGGTATGAAGGAAGGCAAGAAGGGGAGTGTGCTAGGAAGGCAATGAAGCATAGAAGGGCATTTTACCTTCAGCAGGCGATTCTGGTATGTACTTTGCAAGGCGATACTTCTACACAAGCAACAAGAGAAACAGAGTATTAGTGACCAGGCGAATATTTATTAGCTGTCTCCTCAAAAGAGACACTCTTTACCTGCAAATGGCTCTTCACGTGATAAATTGTAATCCCCGGTACACCCATTACAGTCAGTACTCCTTTAGGTGTTGCTCCTGAAGATGTGATGATACCAATACATTAACAAATGCCAGATGCATTATACCTTGTGTACTtcaaataaataaacaactattatAGAAGGTTGTTTAGGGTTATCGATACATCAACAGTTTCCAATGCGATTGGGTAAGGTAACATGGCAGACACAGTTCCAAAGGATCATATTAACAACTTCTAGCAGACTagcatgaatcattgaaacatgaGGAACTTGAGTTTTGTGGggaagagaaacttgtgtgttaaCAGTTCATGACCTGAGATATGCAGCAATCTCATGGTAAAAAAATGCATAAATCTGCTTCATAAACATTTGGAATATCAAAATTAGTTTAAACTTGAGTTAATATGCATGATACACAATGGATTCGACATACAACCACCAAAGTGCAGGTTCTAGATACGCATTGTCCCACACCATCTAAAAATGTTTTCACTCAGAAATTGTGCTGCTGACAAGGTTCATGAGAAACCAAGCACAATGAACCAACAAAATAAACGAAATTTATACATCATATCAAGTAACAAGCAGAATGAACCAACAAAAAAAAAAACGAAACTTATACATCATATCAAGTAAAACCACGAAAATTAATACTTAAGAGAGAATACCCACTATCTGGTCCACCAAGTTGGGCGATTGCATCCACAAAACGACTATGAAGATCAGAGGTCCATCTTAGACGTTGTTTCCCACTCCCTACAGGATTGGCAGGGTTGCTTATGTTGGATCCACCGAAAGCTCCAATATTACTCACATGCTCACTATTCTGAGCCCTCTGTGGTGCAAAGGGCACAGAAAACTTCTTAGCATGGTACATCATGAGAGTACTGCAACAATTGCAAGAACTTGTCATACACATGAGCAAGACTAAGAAATGTTATAATTTAGGATGAAACAGGCCTACATTTCTGATGCCATCCTGTATATCTAAACAAAACATATCAAGTTGACGGCAAAAGGTAAATACAGCACACTGAGCATTTTCTGCTACGATGAAATTTCATCATTTCTGAGACAGTTCATGAAATCCCGATCAGCATATTTATCTTGAGATGTCGAGAAGTTGGTAAGTCTCCTGGTTTATACTTAAAAGGACTTGTGCTACAAGTAAAAAAGCAAAGAGGGCGAAATTGAACATGAAAGACAATATTGACACAACAGAGCACCATaaccaaaaaataaataaaaaatctttTATACCTAGTGGTAGTATTAAAATATCCAAATAACCAACACCTAATTTTTTTAAGGTTACAGATGTATAGATGAATTTAAACCTCTCCAAATCAAATGAAGAAGACAAATTCACCCCAGGCTGCTAACTGAACAACACACATGGTAGGACGACAAAAAAAAATTTGCAAGCAACAGAGGAAGACCAGTTGAGCTAGCTTCCTCCATTGTCCTGCATCTTGCCATAGAACTGCAGCCCTAGAGGAGTCATCCTCGAATGCCAATCGAAGTCACTAGACGACCATGGCAAATGATCCACAACAAATGAATCTGGATGAGCAAAATTCACGCTACAGGTCGAATCGATCGAGATCACAGGCCATGTCCAAATACCAGGGCCAGCACAAGATTCCAACCGGGCCTTTCCGGCCTCAGAATCGCACAAGTCAGCACAGCTCATAACCGAAACAGGTTTATGAGCAAGGAAATCCCCCAAAACGTCAGAAGCGCCGCCGCCACCCAAACGTGATCTCCCTGCCTATCAATACCGTTCTTCTCACATCCATCCACAGGCGACAGACAATGGAATCTCAGGAGAAGCTCCAGAAAATCCACTCCGAGGTCGGTAAAATTCACACTAACTAGGCTCACCGCTGGCAAGGCAAGAGAGGAGCGCCACTCACTCACTCACCGGCCTCTGACACGCAATTCCACCGCAATACGCCTCACAGAGCCGCGATCTCGACCTGACGGACGACAAAACCTCTGGGCAAAACACCCGCCCATTCCTCCCACAATAACAGACACGCTCAGCCGCCAAAGGCGAGTCCAAGAAATTCAGTAAAGAGGCCGGCAGGGGGGGCGCAAGAGCTGGGAGCTGAGCCGGCGCTTACTTACCGGCACGGAAGAGCGCCGCCGCGAGCGGGACCCGGCGTCGTCTCCTCGCAGGTGCGCCGCGCTCgtcggggagagagggagggaatcAAATGCTGCGTGCGTGCAAGCGTGCGAGGCTGCGAGCTGGTGGCCGGGGCCAATCAGGCGGAGGCGGATGGATGGCCCAATCGGGGCGGGGTCCGGGCGGGGCGAGGATGGGAGCGGTGGTGGTGGGAATGGGAGGGGAAAGCGGCAGGTGGTGGTGTCCGGCGAAAGCGACGCCGCGAGAGCGGAGCGCTTGGGAATCGAGACACGCACAGATCTTTTACACTCGTCGTCGGAGGGACGAGCGCACCGTGGGCCTGGCCCTGGGGGCTGGGCCTGGGGCAAAGAAAACCGCCGGGTCCCTTGGGCCCTGTCAGCGAGGTACCGCCACCAGTGATGTGGCAGTGGAGTGGCGCTGTACCAGATCTTTGTTTGTTTGTCAGACTCAGAGCGTCGGAGCGGCGAGCACGGCTTTCTCTTCCCTTCGCTCGCCGGGGACACTACACTGTTCAACGGCGGGACCGTGGTTTGTTTTGTCCGTTAACACCGGAGAATCTTCGGGGCCGCGTCGCATTGATGGCAGATTCCCTCCGCCTGCGCTGCCATTCCGTCCCATCCCGTCTAATCCATCCGTGGCCCATCACGTGGCGCACAGTGGCATGCCCTTGCCATGATCGGACCGGGTGCACGTGCATTCGTTTCCGCTCTTTGCGTCAATGTACGTAAGTTATTACCGCGGACAAAAATGCCAGTTACTGGATACTAGAAATGACCAAGGAGCACGACGGATAAAAAAGAGGAGGAATAAAGCCGTGCCCGCAAAATACAGCTGCAAAGCGATGGGAGGATCCTAGGAACAAGTGTGGGCGACGCAAGCGATCCCGTTACAATCATGGCCCGGGAAGGATTCAAGGGGAAGAAAGGAGGAGGAGCCATGATGCCCCTATCTAACGGCAAAGGAGggctagggagggagggaggaaggaggaggacggAAAATCAACGAGGGTTTGGACAGAACGAAACGCGGCATGGATGCGAGCGCGCAGACTCGACGGGGAAAAGTACCTCAAAAGCAACGAGGGTTTGGACAGAACGAAACGCGGCATGGATGCGCAGCGCAGCAGAGGACAGGTGAGCCCACCAGCTGCGGTGCGCCCGTAAACAACTCACGAGGAAGCAGAAAGCTCCGGCCGGCGACAGGTCATCTCGTGTCATCTCAACCTCCGTCGCTGCATGCGCATGCGCGCGCGCGCGAATTGTTAAAGGAAGCCGTGGACTTCCGTTTTACGGTTTCCTTCTTGTTCAACTTCAACGCAGCGCTCTCGGGTccggtcggtcggtcggtcggtcaCCCGCTCTGCCCAGCCCGTTTCCTTCAGATGTTGGATACTACTCCTCTCCTTGGACTGTGGTaggggccggccagggaggagggccCGGGCAGCGGCTAGGAGCGGATCGATTCGACCGGACGGCGACGCCATCGGCTGCAAAAGCGTCGTCGAGAAAAGCGTCGGAAGGATTCGGGGTCAAGGCAGCGGATTCTCCTCGCTCAGCGTTGCCACCTCCCCCGCTTGCATTTTCTCTCCTTGCGCCGGCTGCCACTTGAGAGACGACTAAAATTAGGTTCGTGTGCGGATCgaattcttctttctttctttttttgcgggaatgTAGCAGATCGAATTCGTGTCTACTACGTAATTCATATTGCATCCAAAAACAAAAACTTCATTCTTTCGCGGGTGCGCAAAGCTTGCGTAGCTTTTAATTGATAGAAAAGGTTGAAGTGAGAATAAAGGGGTGCATCGCATGGCACAACTACAATTTGGCGTAAACATGACGTTCGAACAGAAAGACTTGGGATGCTCAATCCAAACAGAGCGCCAAACTACCCTGGTCAAGAGAAACAACTCAAACCACCTCCTTGCCCTTGTTGCCCGTGTCGATCTGCATTGCGAAGAGAGCGCATTATGAAGAGCACAACAAAGTTCCAAGGTTGATCGCAATTAAAACCTATCGTCCATAACCGCTTTATTACCCATCCTCACGGTCACTACTTACCGACCATATCACTCAGTCATCTATCCGTGTCTCACTATTCCTCCTATCTACAGCCATGAACTCCAACAGCAACTCCAAGCCCATTCCCAGCCCCTTGCCTTAGGGCATTGGATGAAGGGCTTTCTTCCTCGGGTGCTCGCTTAGTGAGcgcaccaagttcgagaacaccatgaAAGTCTACTCCAACTTCACTAGCATGGCACACATGTAAAAAGAGTCGGACGCGGTGGTGAAGAAGGCGACACCGAAGGAGCTGAAGACGCtgattgggcactatgtcagtcgACATCCttcgctgggccatgaatcaggccgaCTATGGCGACGCTCGACAGGGGTCAAGGTGGGCCAAGTATAGAGAGTACAAGCGTCTGACCATCGTGACGCAGCGTACTTCACAACAAGGACTATGGTGGCGGTGGAGGAGGAACAAGAAGCGGTGCCCATGGAGGTGGAAGAAGAAGTTGTGGTAGCGATGGTTGTAAGGGCGCCGGAGCGAGGACATCAAAGCATGTCAAATCGATCTAGACTCTGACGAGGAAGAAGAGACGGTGGTGCAGCTCGAGGAGAAAAACAAGGGCAAGAGCAGATGCCGCTCCAAGCGCCTCGAGGGTCGCCGAGACTAAGATCTATGAACTGTGTCAGATTTACCCCCAATACTGCCTCACCCTTGTACTCAATCCCGATCGGTAACCTCAAATCTATCGGTACTACGAACTCATGACGATGTTTATGATTACTCCTATGGTAATTTACACCGATTCCCCATTCCCCCAACGCGGATCAAATCTAAACGCGGATCGAATGCGAATGAGTATGTGAGGAGGTGAAAACAGTGCTTACCGCCATTGTCGTGCCGGAGGTGATGATGCAGATGTCGGTGTAGGGGCCGGATGTCGCCTTGCTGTTCTCTGATCTGCttcacgccgccgtcgccgtcggttagAGTGTGGATAGGTGAGAGGGGAGAGGGAGTGGTAAGGGTAATAATTGTCGGCGCTTCGGGAAGTAACACGGCTTCAGGAGCGTggctcatgaaggaaatatgccctaaaggcaataataaagttgttatttatatttccttatatcatgataaatgtttattattcatgctagaattgtattaaccggaaacttagtacatgtgtgaatgtatagacaaacagagcgtcactagtatgcctctacttgagtagctcgttgaatcaaagatggttaagtttcctggccatagacatgagttgtcatttgattaacgggatcacatcattagagaatgatgtgattgacttgacccattccgttagcttagcatatgatcgtttagtatattgctattgctttcttcatgacttatacatgttcctatgactatgaggttatgcaactcccgaataacgtaactgggtgattataaaggtgctctacaggtgtctccaatggtacttgttgagttggcatagatcgagattaggatttgtcactccgattgtcggagaggtatctctgggccctctcggtaatgcacatcactataagccttgcaagcaatgcatctaatgagttagttgcgggatgatgtattacggaacgagtaaagagacttgccggtaacgagattgaactaggtattgagataccgacgatcgaatctcgggcaagtaacataccgatgacaaagggaacaacgtatgttgttatgcggtttgatcgataaagatcttcgtagaatatgtaggaaccaatatgagtatccaggttccgctattggttattgaccggagacgtgtctcggtcatgtctacatagatctcgaacccgtagggtcctcacgcttaacgtttggtgacgatcggtattatgagtttatgagatttgatgtaccgaaggttgttcggagtcccagatgagatcacagacataacgaggagtctcgaaatggtcgagacgtaaagatcaatatattggaaggctatattcggacatcagaaaggttttgagtggttcgggcatttttccggagtaccgggaggttaccggaaccccccgggagaagttatgggccttatgggccataagaaggaagcacaccagcccacaaggggctggtgcgccccccttgggcaggagaccgaattggaataggtttagggggcggcggcccccctttccttctctcctacgcctccttcccttcctctcctactccaactagagaaggggggggggaatcctactcccggtgggagtaggactcccctagggcgtgccatagagagggccggcccctcccctcctccactcctttatatacgggggagggaggcaccccatagatacacaagttgatcagttgatcttttagccgtgtgcggtgccccctccaccataatccacctcggtcatatcgtagcggtgcttaggcgaagccctgcgtcggtagcatcatcatcatcgtcatcacgccgtcgtgctaacggaactctccctcgaagctctgctggatcggagttcgtgggacgtcaccgagctgaacgtgtgctgaactcggaggcgccgtgcgttcggtacttggatcggtcggatcatgaagacgtacaactacgtcaaccgcgttcacataacgcttccgcttatggtctacgagggtacgtggacgatactctcccctctcgttgctatgcatcaccatgatcttgtctgtgcgtaggaatttttttgaaattactacgttccccaacagtggcatccgagctaggtttatgcgtagatgttatatgcacgagtagaacacaagtgagttgtgggcgatacaagtcatactgcttaccagcatgtcacactttgattcggcggtattgttggatgaagcggtccggaccgacattacgcgtacgcttacgcgagactggttctaccgacatgcttagcacacaggtggctggcgggtgtcagtttctccaactttagttgaatcgagtgtggctacgcccggtccttgtgaaggttaaaacatcacatagttgatgaaatatcgttgtggttttgatgcgtaggtaaggacggttcttgctcagcccatagcagccacgtaaaacttgcaacaacaaagtagaggatgtctaacttgtttttgcagggcatgctgtgatgtgatatggtcaagacatgatgctaaattttattgtatgagatgatcatgttttgtgataacccacaagtataggggatcaactgtagcctctttcgatgagtaagagtgtcgaacccaacgaggagctaaaggtagaacaaatattccctcaagttctatcgaccaccgatacaactctacgcgcacttgacgttcgctttaccggaaacaagtatgaaactagaagtactttgtaggtgtttttggataggtttgcaagaatataaagagcacgtaaataaaagctaggggctgtttagatgaagacacaactaaattagttttagtagagagctttttgtcacgagaaagttatttgtccctaggcaatcgataactggaccggtaatcattattgcaattttatttgagggagaggcataagctaacatactttctctacttggatcatatgcacttatgattggaactctagcaagcatccgcaactactaaagatcattaaggtaaaacccaaccatagcattaaagcatcaagtcccctttatcccatacgcaaacaacctacttactcgggtctgtgcttctgtcactcacgccacccaccataagcaaatcatgaacatattgcaaaccctacagcggggatccctcacgcttgcgcgacacggagagcaccatgttggaaatatgccctagaggcaataataaatggttattattatatttccatgttcatgataattgtctattgttcatgctataattgtgttatccggaaattgtaatacatgtgtgaatagatagaccacaacgtgtccctagtaagcctctagttgactagctcgttgatcaacagatagtcatggtttcctgactatggacattggatgtcattgataacgggatcacatcattaggagaatgatgtgatggacaagacccaatcctaagcatagcacaaaagatcgtgtagttcgtttgctagagcttttccaatgtcaagtatcatttccttagaccatgagatcgtgcaactcccggatgccgtaggagtgctttgggtgtgccaaacgtcacaacgtaactgggtgactataaaggtacactacgggtatctccgaaagtgtctgttgagttggcacggatcgagactgggatttgtcactccgtatgacggagaggtatctctgggcccactcggtaatgcatcatcataatgagctcaatgtgactaaggagttagccacgggatcatgcattacggtacgagtaaagtgacttgccggtaacgagattgaacaaggtattgggataccgacgatcgaatctcgggcaagtaacgtaccgattgacaaagggaattgtatacgggattgattgaatcctcgacatcgtggttcatccgatgagatcatcgtggaacatgtgggagccaacatgggtatccagatcccgctgttggttattgaccggagaggcgtctcggtcatgtctgcatgtctcccgaacccgtagggtctacacacttaaggttcggtgacgctagggttgtagagatattagtatgcggaaacccgaaagttgttcggagtcccggatgagatcccggacgtcacgaggagttccggaatggtccggaggtgaagaattatatataggaagtccagtttcggccaccgggaaagtttcgggggttatcggtgttgtaccgggaccaccggaagggtcccgggggtccaccgggtggggccacctgtcccggagggccccatgggctgaagtgggaggggaaccagccctagtgggctggggcgccccccttgggcctccccctgcgcctagggttggaaaccctaggggtggggggcgccccacttggcttggggggcaagccacccccttggccgccgcccccctcagatgggatctccagggggccggcgcccccccagggcccctataaatagtgggggggagggagggcagcagcaccacagcccctggcgcctccctctccccctgcaacacctctccctcccgcttgtgcttggcgaagccctgccgggatccccgctacttccaccaccacgccgtcgtgctgctggatctccatcaacctctccttcccccttgctggatcaagaaggaggagacgtcgctgctccgtacgtgtgttgaacgcggaggtgccgtccgttcggcactcggtcatcggtgatttggatcacggcgagtacgactccatcaaccccgttcacttgaacgcttccgctcgcgatctacaagggtatgtagatgcactcctttcccctcgttgccttggtgatgcgtagaaaattttaaaattctgctacgatccccaacagtggcatcatgagccaggcctatgcgtagttactatgcacgagtagaacacaaagcagttgtgggcgtagatgttgtcaatttttcttgccactactagtcttatcttgtttcggcggtattgtgggatgaagcggcccggaccgaccttacacgtacgcttacgtgagacaggttccaccgactgacatgcactagttgcataaggtggctagcgggtgtctgtctctcccactttagtcggaacggattcgatgaaaagggtccttatgaagggtaaatagaaattggcatatcacgttgtggttttacgtaggtaagaaacgttcttgctagaaacctatagaagccacgtaaaaacttgcaacaacaattagaggacgtctaacttgtttttgcagcatgtgccttgtgatgtgatatggccagaagatgtgatgaatgatatatgtgatgtatgagattgatcatattcttgtaataggaatcacgacttgcatgtcgatgagtatgacaaccggcaggagccataggagttgtctttattttttgtatgacctgcgtgtcattgaataacgccatgtaaattactttactttattgctaaacgcgttagccatagaagtagaagtaatcgttggcgtgacaacttcatgaagacacaatgatggagatcatgatgatggagatcatggtgtcatgccggtgacgaagatgatcatggcgccccgaagatggagatcaaaggagcaaaatgatattggccatatcatgtcactatttgattgcatgtgatgtttatcatgttttgcatcttatttgcttagaacgacggtagtaagtaagatgatcccttataataatttcaagaaagtgttccccctaactgtgcaccgttgcgaaggttcgttgtttcgaagcaccacgtgatgatcgggtgtgatagattctaacgttcgcatacaacgggtgttgacgagcctagcatgtacagacatggcctcggaacacacgcaatacacttaggttgacttgacgagcctagcatgtacagacatggcctcggaacacggaagaccgaaaggtcgagcatgagtcgtatagaagatacgatcaacatggagatgttcaccgatcttgactagtccgtctcacgtgatgatcggacacggcctagttaactcggatcatgtttcacttagatgactagagggatgtctatctgagtgggagttcattgaataatttgattagatgaacttaattatcatgaacttagtctaaaatctttacaatatgtcttgtagatcaaatggcccacgttgtcctcaacttcaacgcgttcctagagaaaaccaagctgaaagatgatggcagcaactatacggactgggtccggaacctgaggatcatcctcatagctgccaagaaagattatgtcctagaagcaccgctaggtgaagcacccatcccagagaaccaagacgttatgaacgcttggcaatcacgtgctgatgattactccctcgttcagtgcggcatgctttacagcttagaaccggggctccaaaagcgttttgagaaacatggagcatatgagatgttcgaagagctgaaaatggttttccaagctcatgcccgggtcgagagatatgaagtctccgacaagttcttcagctgtaaaatggaggaaaatagttctgtcagtgagcacatactcagaatgtctgggttacacaaccgcttgtctcagctgggagttaatctcccggatgacgcggtcattgacagaatccttcagtcgcttccaccaagctacaagagctttgtgatgaacttcaatatgcaggggatggaaaagaccattcctgaggtatattcaatgctgaaatcagcggaggtggagatcaaaaaggaacatcaagtgttgatggtgaataaaaccactaagttcaagaaaggcaagggtaagaagaacttcaagaaggacggcaagggagttgccgcgcccggtaagccagttgccgggaagaagtcaaagaatggacccaagcctgagactgagtgcttttattgcaagggaagtggtcactggaagcggaactgccccaaatactta
This DNA window, taken from Triticum aestivum cultivar Chinese Spring chromosome 1D, IWGSC CS RefSeq v2.1, whole genome shotgun sequence, encodes the following:
- the LOC123182440 gene encoding myb family transcription factor PHL7 isoform X2; translated protein: MMYHAKKFSVPFAPQRAQNSEHVSNIGAFGGSNISNPANPVGSGKQRLRWTSDLHSRFVDAIAQLGGPDRATPKGVLTVMGVPGITIYHVKSHLQKYRLAKYIPESPAEGSKDEKKDSSDSFSNADSAPGSQINEALKMQMEVQKRLHEQLEVQKQLQLRIEAQGKYLQMIIEEQQKLGGSLEGSEERKLSHSPPTLDDYPDSIQPSPKKPRLDDLSTDAVRGVAQPGFESHLVGPWDQELCPKTNICDPAFQVDEFKANPGLSKS
- the LOC123182440 gene encoding myb family transcription factor PHL7 isoform X1 is translated as MMYHAKKFSVPFAPQRAQNSEHVSNIGAFGGSNISNPANPVGSGKQRLRWTSDLHSRFVDAIAQLGGPDRATPKGVLTVMGVPGITIYHVKSHLQKYRLAKYIPESPAEACVGSKDEKKDSSDSFSNADSAPGSQINEALKMQMEVQKRLHEQLEVQKQLQLRIEAQGKYLQMIIEEQQKLGGSLEGSEERKLSHSPPTLDDYPDSIQPSPKKPRLDDLSTDAVRGVAQPGFESHLVGPWDQELCPKTNICDPAFQVDEFKANPGLSKS